A region of the Geomonas subterranea genome:
CACCTTTGCGGCGACACGTTTGAGTTCCTCCATGGCGCTGGCGGAGAAACGGAGCCGCTCCTCCTTCTTGCGCATCAGGTAGTTGAGGATCGCCTCGGCCTGGTCCCCCACCTGCTCGATCTCGTTTACGAGCTCCAGCATGGTCGGTATCTCGACCGCGCGCTCCAGTGACAGCGTCTCGCGCGAGAGCGCCACCAGGAACTGGGACATGTCGCGGTGCAGCACGTCCAGCACCACTTCCTTGTCGCGGACGGCGGCGGCGACCTTCGGATTGAAGCCGTCAAACTGCGACGTGAGCTCCGCGTACATGGCAGCGGCGATCCCCCCCATCCTGGCGAGCTCGTTCCATGCCTGGACCAGGGCGATGGTGGGGGTCTTGATGACGCGCACGTCGATGAAGCGCGGGCGCGGCTCGCTCTCGGAGCGCCTGGTGGGGAGCAGCGTCTCGGCGGAGCGGGCGAAGAAGCCGATGGTGGGGAGAAACATGAGGAGCGACGCCACGGTGAAGAGCGTGTGGGCGTTGGCCAGGTGTCTGGCTATGTGGGGGCGCAGCGCCTGCACCACCGCCTCCGGCGGCGCGCCGCGATGCCAAAGGGATAGATCGCCGGGCGAAACCAGTGCCACGGCCTTCAGGAATAACGGGAAGAAAGTCAGGGCGAGGGCGATGGCCACCAAGCTGATGCCAAGATAGATGACCACCGCGCGTTTGGCGGTCTGGGTGCCGCCGATGGAGGCGATGAGCGGAATCAGTGCCGCCCCGGCCACCTCGCCGATGACCATGGCGATGGCGGCGTCATAGGGCAAAACGCCCGCCGAGGCGAGGGCGATCACGATGCCCAAAGTGGCGCTGCCCGACTGCACCAGGAAGGTGAGCAGCGCGCCGAGCAGGACCGCGACCAGGCGCACCGAGGGAAGCCCCTGGTGCAGACCCGCGATGATGGCGCTTTCGCTGAGCGGCAGGCACGCACCTTCCAGGATGGAGAGGCCGAAGAAGACGAGACCGATCCCCAGCAGCATCCCGCCGGCGTCGGCAAGCCTGCGCGTGCGGGAGAACAAATTGAGGAAGACCCCGATGGTTATGGCTGGCAGGGCTACGGCGGAAACGCGGAAAGCGATGAACTGTATGGCGAGGGTGGTGCCGATGCCGGTACCGAGCAGCACCCCCAGTGCCTGGTACAGGGAAAGGAGGCCGGCGTTCACGAAGCCGACCACGAGGACTGACGCCGCTGAGCCGGACTGCAGGATGGAGGCGAGACAACTGCCGATCAGGGGGGCGGCGAGGCGGTTGCCGGTGGTCCGCTCCAGCACGCGGCGCAGGCGTTCTCCGGTTACCTTTTGCAGCCCCTCCGACATGGTGCGCATGCCGAGTATGAAGAGCGCAAGGCCACCGAGTGCCTCAACGATGTACGACCAAGGGGTGGGAAACATGGTAATGCCAGTCCAGCAGTGTTAAGGCGAAAATCGCCTCGAGAATAATGGGCGCCCGCCGGTCATGGCGGCCGGCGGGCGCAGTGGTGCTATCAGGATTCGGTTACTCCCGTGACGGATAGGGGTGTAGCGGTTAGCCGGAGACTTTTTCTTTAAGTTCCTTGCCGACCTTGAAGAAAGGTAGCTTCTTCGCCTTCACGGAGATGGATTCGCCCGTCTTGGGGTTTCTCCCGGTGTAGGCGTCGTACTCCTTCACCACGAAGCTGCCAAACCCCCTGATCTCGATCCGGTCGCCGGAAAGAAGGGCCTCGGTCATCGACGCGAAGACGGCATTGACGACTTCCTCCGCCTTCTTGAAGGAGAGGGTCTTTTTAGCTGCGAGAGATTCAATGAGTTCTGATTTGTTCATTGTCCACCTCCGGAAACCAGCTTCTTTAGCAACATCCTTTTAGGTATTTCTTGGTCAGGTACTTCACGTCGTCGGTGCGCCCCTGGCGGTTCAGAATCGGGATGAGCCGCTCGGCGGCAGCCTTGGCCATGCCGGGCTGCTCCAGGGACTTGGTCCACAACTCCATGGCGCGCTCCGTGTCGCCGGTAGCCTCGTGCAGTTCGCCAAGCATGAACTGGGCCTGGTCGGGGATTATATTGAGCTCCAGCATCCGCTGCGCGACAGCTATCGCCTGGGGGTAGCGCCCGCCGCCGGCCATCAAATGAATGAGGGCCAGGTACACGGTCGCGTTCTGGGGATTGAGCGCCAGTGCTCGATTCAGGAGCGCCTCGCTCTCATGAATTTGCCCCGCCCTGAACATTATAAGTGCCACTTCGTATAATACAATGTCATTTTCACCAGATAACAACATTTCCTGCAAAATTGTGAACGCCTCGCGATCGTTGCCCTCATGAATCATGAGGTACGCCTTGGCGAATTTGGGACCGAGGTCGGCGTAGCGTCCGGGGAGGTCACCCGGGAGCGGCTGGACCATGAGGAAGAACTGGTCCTCCTCGGAAAGGCTCATGCCCATCGGCGCGGGCTCCTCGTGATGGTGGTCGCCGTGCCCCTTGCAGGTCGTGCAGGAGCCTCCGCCGTGCGGCTTGTAGTTGCCGGCGCCGGCGGGTGCGGCGGGCTTGGCCTCGGCCTGTGCCTCGGGCTGCTCCAGTTTCGCGGCCTCGGCGCGGGCGCGCGACTTGATGCCGGGATCGGCGGCGAGGTCGGCGGCGAGACAGAAGTGATCGTGCGCCTTTTGTGCTTCACCGGCGCGCAGGGCGTGCTCCCCCTCCTGCAGGTTCAGCTCGCCCAGTTTGTCGCAGGCCTGGTCCATGGCCTGGCGGATGGCTGCGGCTTCCTGGTGCTCCTCGGCCGGGCAGAGCTTCAGCGCTTCCTGAAAGTCGACCCGCGCATCCGAGTAGCGCTCAGCGGCGAGGTGCTTGGCACCCTGATTCTGGTAATGACGGAAATCCTTCTTGCCGAACAGTCCGAAAAACATGCAGCCTCCGATTGGTGGAATGAAATGAATATTATGCGCGTACCAGTTCGGTGACGCTCTCGAGGTGGTAGGTCTGCGGGAACATGTCCACCGGTTTCGAGCGGGTCACCCGGTACCCGTTGCCGCAAAGCGAAGCGAGATCGCGGGCCAGGGTGGCCGGGTCACAGGAAACGTAAATGATTTTGCGTGGCGCGAGACCGGCCAGCTCAGCGGCAGCCTCGGCGCCCCCCCGCGGAGGGTCGAGCACCACCAGGTCGAACGAATCCTTCCGCTTGACCAGACGCCTGACGGCCTGGGCCACGTCGCTGACCAGGAACTCGGCGTTTTGAATCCCGTTCGCCTCGGCGTTGGCCACGGCATCCGCGATGGACGGCGCGTATCCCTCCACCCCCATCACGTGCGCCGCATTGTGCGCCAGCGGCAGAGAGAGGTTGCCGTTGCCGCAGTACAGGTCGAGCACCCGCTCCTTACCGGTCAGCCCCGCCCACTCGCATGCGGTGCGGATCAATTCGAGATTCTGCCGGTAGTTGACCTGGGAGAAACCGCCTCGTCCGAAACGGAGCTTCAGCTCCCTGGAGCCGGGAGTGAGGCTCGCCGGGACCCGGTAGCTCAGCGAGTCGATGCCGAAGGCCTTTTCGAGCTCCCCTTTCCGGCCGCTGCGCACGAACACCCCGGCGACGGAGGGGAGCCGGGAGCGGTCCCGGGTCAGAGACTCGAGCAAGGGAGCACCGCCCCCCCTGCTGTGCACGATGGCGATCCCGTCCCCGTCGTCACCGGTCGAGAGGTCTATCTGGTGGACCGACTCGCATTGGGGTAGCCCGGGGAGGAGCACCCTGAATTCCGCGGCCATACGGTTCAACAGCGGCTGCGCCAACGGGCAGCCGGTGCCGAAATCGACGACGTCATGGGAGCCGGTGCGGAAAAAGCCTAGTCGCAGCGCCCCAGCCGCGACGGTGACCTTAACTTGAACGCGGGAGCGGTAGCCGTAGGAATCGGGCGACGCAGCGACCGGCAGCACGCTCTCCCGCTCGACCTTGCCGATGCGCGACAGGGTGTCAGCGAAGATGCCCCCCTTTTGTTTCACCTGCTCGGAGTACGGCAGGAACTGCCAGTCGCAGCCGCCGCACTCCCCGAAGACCGGGCAGACCGGGGCGATGCGCAGCGCGGAGGGCTCGACCAGTTCGACCAGTTCCCCCTCCAGGAACGAGCGTTTCTCCCTGACCACGCGGATCCTGGCGTGGTCGCCCGGAGCGGTGAAGGGAACGAAACAGGCCTTCCCTTCCACCCTCCCGAAGCCGGCGCCGCCGTAACAGAGACTCTCTATCGCGATGATCCGGTCAGCCATGGATACCGCGCGGCACGAACCCCGTTTTTCGTCCACGGACGCGGGTCAGTTCGGACTGGACCAGTTTCCTCGGGAAATCGGGGGTGTTGAAATAGCCAAGGGAATGCGCGGCGAAATCGGAGATCACCCGCTCCACGGTCTCGTCCACGGAGAGCGAGGCCACCCCCTGGTGCTCGATTTCCTTCTTGTAGCTCACGCTGGCGCCAAGCAGTTTCCTGGCCGCCTCGTGGGATTCATCGTCGGGGAAAAGGCCGGGTGAAAGCGGGACTTCGCAGCATATCTGGATGCGGACCTGGTGGTAATCGCCGAAGTAGCGGCGTGTGGCATCGAAGAAGCGAACGGTGAGCCCGTTGGACAGCGGGATCTCCCTGATCAGTTTTTGCATGTAAAGTCGGTACTCCTTGGAAAAATCTGGTCATTTTTTTAGCATGTTATGGGGATTCTGTAAATAGCGATGATATCGAAGGGAAAATGGGAACAGCTGTGAAATGCAGCTTGCTTTTTGCGGTAAAAATTTGTAGACTCACAGATTGTTAAAAGAAGCCACATCCCTCCCAGGAGCAAAAATGAGCAAGGAAGAAGCAATAGAAGTCGAAGGAACGGTCATTGAGCCGCTTCCCAACGCGATGTTCAAGGTGAAGCTGGAAAACGACCACATGGTGCTGGCGCACATTTCAGGCAAGATGAGGAAGTTTTTCATCAAGATCCTGCCTGGCGACAAGGTCACCGTCGAGCTCTCTCCCTACGACCTGAGCCGCGGCCGCATCACCTATCGCGCAAAATAAACCCCTTCCCCGTACGTCACCGGCGTCTGTCCCTGCCACTCTCAGCATCGCTGCAAGGCACCTACGGATAACATAGGACCCAATACCGGTTTAGCTGCGTGCACCGCGCGCAGCACACTGAACCTTTATTCAATCCCACAGTAAGAAGAGGAAGAACCAATGTACACTGCAGCCGATCTGAGAAAAGGTTTGAAAATCACCATCGACAACGAGCCTTACATCATCACCCACTTCGACTTCGCCAAGCCGGGCAAAGGGCAGGCCCTTTACCGCACCAAGATGAAGAACATGATCACCGGCTCCACCCTGGACCGCACCTACCGCTCCGGCGAGACCTTCGAACCCGCGAGCCTCGAAGACCGCGTGATGCAGTACCTCTACAAGGAAGATGATCACTACTGCTTCATGGACAACAGCACCTTCGAGCAGATCCACATCAGCGAAGACGCCATGGGCGACGCCAAGAACTACCTGATCGACAACCTCCAGGTGGACGTGCTCCTGTTCAGGGAGAAGGCGATCGGCGTGGACGTGCCCAACTTCGTCAACCTGCGCGTCGTGCAGACCGACCCCTGGGTCAAGGGCGACACCTCCGGCAGCGATTCCAAGCCCGCCACCGTCGAGACCGGCTACGTGCTGCGCGTACCGCCGTTCATCGAAGAAGGCGAACTGATCACCATCGACACCCGCACCGGCGAGTACTCCACCAGGGTCAAGGGGTAAGACATGTCGGGAAGTTGGCCACTGGCCAGGCGCTCACAGGCCCTGGCCCAGCGTGGCGCGATCTTCACCAGGATCAGGATGTTTTTCCAGGAAAAGGGGTATCTCGAGGTCGAGACCCCTTTTCGTATTCCCGCTCCCGCCCCCGAGACCCAGATCGACGCCATACCCAGTGACGGCTGGTTCATGCAGACTTCGCCCGAACTCTGCATGAAGCGGCTCCTCGCCGCAGGTTATCCCCGGATTTTCCAGATCTGCCGCTGCTGGCGCGACGGCGAGCGCGGAAGCAGGCACCTGAGCGAATTCACCATGCTCGAGTGGTACCGGGCGCAGGCTGACTACCGCGTGCTGATGGACGAGACCGAGGAACTGGTCAGGGCCGCCGCTGGAGGTTCCGGCATCACCTATCGCGGCGTGCAGATCGACCTCTCCCCCCCCTGGGAACGGATCACGGTCCGCGACGCCTTCCTGCGCTACGCCGGCACCATCGCAGAAAGCGCCCTGTCCGGGGGCACTTTCGACGAACTCATGGTCGAGAAGGTCGAGCCGATGCTCGGTATGGGCCGCCCCACCTTCATCTACGATTACCCCGCCAGTTGCTCCGCACTGGCCCGCCTGAAGAGCGAAGATCCGTCGGTGGCCGAACGCTTCGAACTCTACATGGGAGGGCTCGAGATCGCCAACGCCTTCTCTGAACTGATCGACCCGGTCGAGCAGCGCGCAAGGTTCGAGGCTGAGGCCGCTGAGCGGCTCCGCCAGGGCAAACCCGCCTACCCCATGCCCGAAAAATTCCTCGACGCGCTTTCCGGGATGCCGGAAGCAGCCGGAATCGCCCTCGGCCTCGACCGTCTGGTGATGGTCCTTCTCGACGCAGAGAGCATCGACGACGTCGTCGCCTTCACCACCGAGGAGCTTTGACCGAGCTCGCGGCCGGCGACCAGTGGTCGGCGGCCGCGGCGTTCCCCTCACCCCTGTCCTAGGTCACAGTCCCCTCGCCCTTTGGGAGAGGGTGGCCGAAGGCCGGGTGTGGGTTCTTGCCTCAGCGAGATGTTGCTTCCTATCGATGCAAATCCCCCTTTTCAGAGAAGCGACGGACCACACCCTCACCTAATCGTCAACCGTCCACCTTGAAGTGGTTGACAACCTACTCCCGCGCGTGCTAAATGAGCGCTTGGAGGATCACTCATGGAAAAACTCATCTCTGAAATAGCTCAAAGAATCATCGCAGGCGGGTCCATCACCCAGGACGAGGCCGTCCGGCTCTCGGACGCCCAAGGCTCGGAACTCTTCGACCTGTACCGCGCCGCCACTCGCGTCAAGGAGCACTTCGTCGGCAACGAGGTGCACCTCTGCTCCATCATCAACGCCAAGTCCGGCCGTTGCGCCGAAAACTGCGCCTTCTGCGCCCAATCCGCTCACCACACGACGGACGCACCGGTTTACCCGCTGGTCCAGGAAGAGCAGATGGTGGAATGCGCGAAGACGGCCGAGACCAACGGCTCCGCCTGTTTCGGCATCATCACCAGCGGCACCACGGTCAAGGGGCAGGAACTCGAACAGATATTGGCCGCATTGCGCCGCATAAGGAAGGAAACCTCCATCCTCCCCTCCTGCTCCCTCGGCATCATCGACGAGGAGACCGCGCTGAAACTCAAGGAAGCCGGGATGGACACCTACCACCACAACCTCGAGACCGCGGAGAGCTTCTTCCCCAACATCTGCACCACCCACGAATACCAGGATGACGTCAACACGGTCCGCGCCGTTAAGAAAGCCGGTGTGAAGGTCTGCTCGGGGGGGATTTTCGGCATGGGCGAGAGCGCCGCGCAGCGCGTCGAGATGGCCTTCACCCTCAAGGACCTGGACGTAGACTCCGTACCGATGAACTTTCTGAACCCCATCGAGGGAACCAGGCTCGAGGGGGCCAGGAACATCACCGCGCAGGAGTGCCTTAAGACCATCGCCATCTACCGCCTGATCCTGCCGGCAAAGAGAATTACCATCTGCGGCGGCCGCGAGAAGAACCTGCGCGACCTGCAGTCCTGGATCTTCTTCGCCGGCGCGAACGGCACCATGATCGGCAACTACCTGACCACCCTTGGGCGCAACGTCGACACCGACCTGACCATGTTCAGCGATCTCGGCCTCACCACGGTCATGTGCGCGCACTAAACCACGACCGTTTGCCCCCTCGCTCATAAGGACATCCCCTCTCCCCCCGGGAGAGGGTGGCCGCAGGTCGGGTGAGGGAGACGCCGTTACCATCCGGTACATCCCTCTCCCAGAGGGAGAGGGATGGGGCAACCGGCAGGGGCGAATGATTATTCGCCCCTACAGTTGAACCTGACTGAAAGGAAAACAGCATATGCCTGCCAAAAGCATCTTCATCACCGGGACCGACACTGGAGTCGGGAAAACCATCGCATCGGCCACCATCGCCATGCTCCTGCGGAAAATGGGGCACAGTGTCGGCGTCATGAAGCCGGTCACCAGCGGCTGCATCGAGCGCGACGGCGCTCTGGTCTCCGAAGACGCGGAACTCCTCGCCTTTGCCGCCGGCGTTCCGGTAACGCCGGACTCCGCCACGTACCTGCTCAGGGCGCCCCTTGCCCCTTCCGTTTCCGCCAGCCAGGACAGCGTCCGCATCAGCTTCGACGCCATCAAGGAGGCCTACCAGAGACTCGCCGCCAACTACGATTTCATCATCGTGGAAGGTGCCGGCGGTTTGATGGTCCCCCTGGCCGGGGGGATGCTGGTGGCAGACCTCGCCCTGCACCTGGGGCTTCCCATCGCGGTGGTGGCACGCCCCAATCTCGGCACCATCAACCATACCCTGCTCACCACCTTCACCGCGCGCACCCTTGGGCTGCAGGTGAAAGGGGTCATCGTGAACCGCTACCCCGACGCCCCCGACCAGGCCGAATCCTACGCGCCGCACATGATCGACTCTCTGTCCGGCTCGCAGCTCCTCGGCCTCTTCCCCGACATCCAGGCGGAAAACGAGCGCGAACTGGTCACCCGGCTTACCGACCGGCTGCTGCAGATGCCGGCGACCGGAATCATGCTCAGGGAGATGTTCGAATAACCTAGAACCGGTTCTACGTTCTACGTACCGGTTCCAGGTTGACGGGATTACATCCTTGATGGAAACTTCACCTTGCCTTGTTCCACCGCTTGATGCCTTGAGGGGCGGCGGTGGCTTCTTTTTTGGAGGACAACATGGTTGAACTCGATACCGAAACGCTCAGACGCTACGACAGCGACTACCTGTGGCACCCCTTCACCCAGATGAGTGAATGGGAAAACGCCGAGAACATCATCATCACCAGGGGGGAAGGCTCCTTCATCATCGACTCCGACGGCAACCGCTACCTGGACGGTGTGGGCGCCATCTGGACCAACGTGCACGGCCACTGCCGCAAGGAGATCAACGACGCGGTCAAGGAACAGGTGGACCGGCTCGAACACTCCACCCTGCTCGGGCTCTCCAACGACCGCGCCGCACTCCTGGCCAAGCGCCTGATCGATATCGCCCCCCCGGGGCTCGCCAAGGTGTTTTACTCCGACAACGGCTCGACCGCGGTCGAGATCGGCGTGAAGATGGCCTTCCAGTACCAGCAGCAGACCGGAAACAAGGCCAAGCAGAAGTTCATCCGCTTCGACAACGCCTACCACGGTGACACGGTCGGCTCCATGAGCGTGGGCGGCATCGCCATCTACCACGAGGTATACGCCCCCCTGCTCTTCCCGACCATCATGGCCCCCTCCCCCTACTGCTACCGCTGCCCCCTTTCCTCTGAAGGGGATTGCGGCAGTTGCGGCCTTCTCTGCCTGAAGGAACTCGAGCGGCTCATGAAAGAACACGCGCATGAACTGGCTGGTCTCGTGATCGAGCCCTCGGTGCAGGGGGCCGGCGGCATGATCGTGCAGCCTCCAGGCTTCGTCAAGGGGGTGCGTGAACTGTGCGACCGCTACGATGTCCTCATGATCGCGGACGAGGTCGCCGTCGGCTTCGGCCGCACCGGAGCCATGTTCGCCTGCGGCAAGGAAGGGGTGACCCCGGACATCATGGCCATCTCCAAAGGGATCTCGGCCGGCTACCTGCCACTAGCCGCCACGCTCACCACCCGCAAAGTCTACGACGCCTTCTGGGGCGCTTACAGCGACCTCAAGACCTTCTTCCACGGCCACACCTTCACCGGGAACCCCATTGCCTGCGCGGCCGCGCTCGCAAGCCTCGACCTCTTCGAGAAGGACCGCCTGCTGGAGCAGTTGCCGGAGAAGATCGACTACCTCCAGGACCGGCTGCAACGGCTCATGGAACTGCCCCACGTCGGAGACGTACGCCAGGAAGGGATGATCGCCGGGATCGAACTGGTCCGCGACCGTCACAGCCGCGAACCGTACCACTGGGAGGAGCGTGTCGGTGTCCGGGTGTGCCTGGAAGCCCGGAAGCACGGACTGTTCCTCCGCCCCTTGGGGAACGTGATCGTCGTGTTCCCTCCCCTCTCCATCTCGATGGACGAACTCGCCATCCTCATGGACGGCATTGAGGCCTCCATCCGCTGCATCACCGGATAGGCTGCCGACCCGCCGCGCCCGACGCAGAAACATCTGGCATCTGACAAATTCATCCAGTAATATAATGAACTTCGCCTCTACTCCCCTCTCCCGCCCGGAGAGGGGCAGGGGTTTGGCGGCTCAGGCGGCACCGGGCTCGGAGGGCGAGTCCCCCGGCACCAATGACGCCGGTTCGTCCCCCGTCCGCCCTGCGGTACCCTCTCCCGGTGGGCGAGGGAGTGACGGTCGCCGCCACGGCGCACAGCATCATAAACAGAGCATGTTACAGAGTAAAAGCTCGAGGAGCACTTCATGGAACTGATCGACAGCCATTCCCACATATACGGACACGAGTACGCGGAGGATTTCGAGGAGATGATGGCCCGCGCCAGTGAAGCGGGGGTGGGCACCATCATGGCGGTAGGCGCGGACATGGAGTCCAGCCGCGAGGCGGTTGCCTTGGCGGCCGCGCGCCCCAACATCTACTGCGCGGTGGGTATCCATCCCCACGACGCGGCCGGCGTGACCGAGGAGGACTACCAGGCGGTGCGCGAACTCGCCCTGGGAAACCCGAAGGTGGTTGCCATAGGCGAGGTGGGGCTCGACTTCTTCCGTGACCGTTCGCCCCGCCCGGCGCAGGAAGAGGTGTTCCGGCGTTTCATCCGGATGGCGCGGGAACTCTCGCTGCCGCTCATCATCCACGACCGCGACGCCCATGACCGCATCCTCGCCATCCTCAAGGAGGAAAAGGCCCACGAAGTGGGGGGCGTTTTGCACTGCTTCTCCGGCGACCTGGCCATGGCGCAGGAATGCATCGCGATGAACTTCATGATCTCCATCCCCGGCACCGTCACCTACCCCTCCAACGAGGCGCTCAGGGAGGTGGTGCGCGGGGTGAAGATCGAAAGGCTCATGGTGGAAACCGACGCACCCTACCTCACCCCGGTACCGCACCGCGGCAAGAGGAACGAGCCCGCCTTCGTGAGGTTTGCCGCCGAGCGGATCGCGGAACTGAAAGGTCTTTCCCCCGACGACGTGGGGCGCATCACGTCCTTCAACACGAGGAGACTGTTCCGGATCGACCAGCCGGCACAGGAGGACACCATCGCCTACAAGATCCGGGAATCCCTCTACCTCAACATCACCAACCGCTGCTCCAACCGCTGCACCTTCTGCCCCAAGTTCGAGGAACTGTCGGTCAAGGGGCATGAGCTGAAGCTCTCGCACGAGCCCGATTTCGCTGAGGTGATCGCCGCCGTGGACGCGGCATCGGATTATAACGAGGTGGTCTTCTGCGGGTTCGGCGAGCCCCTGATCCGGCTGGACCTGGTCAAGGAGGTGGCTGCCGAGCTGAAACGGCGGGGTTTGCGGGTGAGGATCAACACGGACGGGCAGGCAAACCTCGTGCACGGCCGGAACATACTGCCGGAACTGAGCGGGCTGGTGGATTCACTGTCGGTCAGCCTGAACGCCGCCAACGCCGCCGATTACGACAGGCTCTGCAATACCCCGTTCGGGGCGGCGGGATTCGCGGGTTTGTGCGATTTCCTGCGGGAGGCTCCCCGGTACGTGCCCCAGGTGACGGCGAGCGCGGTGACGGTGCCAGGGCTTGATGTCGACCAGGTTCGTAAACTCGCCCTGTCGCTCGGCGTCGAATTCCGCGAGCGCGAGTACTCCGAGGTCGGCTAGGGTGCGTCGGCGGGGGGGAGCGTGAAGTAGAAGGTCGATCCCTCGCCTGGCACCCCCTCGCCCCACACCCTGCCCCCCATCCGCTCCAGCATGTGGCGCACCATGGAAAGGCCCAGGCCGTGGCCGCCGAAGCGGCTGCCGTCATGCAGTTTCTGGAACGGGGTGAAGAGTTTTTCGGACTCGGTCATGTCGAACCCCTCCCCGTTGTCCCTCACGTAACAGATCCCGCCGTTTCTGCCGAAGGAGATCCTGGTGCAGCTTTTCAGCGCGCTGTACTTCCAGGCGTTCCCCAAAAGGTTTTCCATCACGCTGGCCAGCAGCCTCTGGTCGCCGGTGACCACTACGCCATCCTCCACTTCCAGCGACACCTCCCTTTTGGGATCGGTGATCCTCAGGTCTGCCAGGATGCGCCGGGCCAGGAGACTCAGGTCGACGGGCTGCAGGGTCGGCCGCGCCGATTTCACCTCGGAAAAATCAAGCATCCTGTCCAAGGTCCTCTCCATCCTCTCTCCGCCACTTATGATGCTGGCCAGGTACTCCTTGGCGGGTTCGTCGAGCCGGTCACCGTAACCTTCCAGCAACAATTCGCCGTAGCCGTAGATCACCCGCAGCGGAGTGCGCAGATCATGGGAGACCGAATCGTAGAGCAATTCGAGCTCTGCGTAGGCCTGGCTCAACTCCGAGGTCCGCTCTGCGACGCGCCGTTCCAGGTGCTCCGACGCCCTGCGGAGCTGGTCCGACAACCGCCTCTCGTTGGCGAGCCGCATCGCGTTGCGAACGCTCACCCCGATCACAGGCGCGATCCCCTGTATAAGGTTGAGATCGCTTTGCAGCAGCCCTCCTGCCCTGCTTGCGTCATCGACGGCGAGCACCCCCAGCGCCTCACCTTCACAAACGATGGGGGCACAGATGAACGATCTGACCCCGAGGGCGTGGATAAGCGAGAAGTTTTCCGGAACCGCCTGCAGCCTGATATCCTCGATGTCCCCGACCAGCACCGGTTGCTGGGTGTGGAAGCAGCTGACCAGCACCCCGCGGGGGGCACCGGAAGCAAGCGGGAACTCGATGCGGCGCACCCGCTCCTCCTCCTCGGGGCTCAGGCCGAAACAGCCGCGCAAAACGAGGGTGTTGTGCTGCGGATCGAGCAGGACCACGATGCCCCGGCCGTACCCGAGCCTGGTATGCAGGATGTGGTTGACGCTGGAGAGGATGCCGTCAAGTTCGGACCGGGTGGATATGACCTGGCCGATCTCGTTGACGGCGAGGGCGCGATCGAAGTTCTCCTGGACCTGGGAGAGGAGCCTTTCGCTTGAACTGCGCATGCTGGTGAGCGACGAAAGGAGGGCCTTGCGCTCGAAATGATGACTGAGCATGGTGAACCCAAGGTAGAAGAGGAGCGCGAGCAGAACCGCAGGGCCCATGAGCGTGGGGCTCCAGTAGAGCGCGCCCAGCAAAGCGACGAGCAGCAGCAGCGAGCAGGTGCGCTGCGCCAGCAGCAGCCGCGAGGCCAGCGAGGGGCG
Encoded here:
- a CDS encoding Na/Pi cotransporter family protein; this translates as MFPTPWSYIVEALGGLALFILGMRTMSEGLQKVTGERLRRVLERTTGNRLAAPLIGSCLASILQSGSAASVLVVGFVNAGLLSLYQALGVLLGTGIGTTLAIQFIAFRVSAVALPAITIGVFLNLFSRTRRLADAGGMLLGIGLVFFGLSILEGACLPLSESAIIAGLHQGLPSVRLVAVLLGALLTFLVQSGSATLGIVIALASAGVLPYDAAIAMVIGEVAGAALIPLIASIGGTQTAKRAVVIYLGISLVAIALALTFFPLFLKAVALVSPGDLSLWHRGAPPEAVVQALRPHIARHLANAHTLFTVASLLMFLPTIGFFARSAETLLPTRRSESEPRPRFIDVRVIKTPTIALVQAWNELARMGGIAAAMYAELTSQFDGFNPKVAAAVRDKEVVLDVLHRDMSQFLVALSRETLSLERAVEIPTMLELVNEIEQVGDQAEAILNYLMRKKEERLRFSASAMEELKRVAAKVGEVVVLCEAVLKGEQVQDMTNLKLEIASLESELQASHLRRLKSGKCSIVAGLLYGDIVISFTKISQLCFSIIAQRKGLHP
- a CDS encoding HU family DNA-binding protein — protein: MNKSELIESLAAKKTLSFKKAEEVVNAVFASMTEALLSGDRIEIRGFGSFVVKEYDAYTGRNPKTGESISVKAKKLPFFKVGKELKEKVSG
- a CDS encoding tetratricopeptide repeat protein; the protein is MFFGLFGKKDFRHYQNQGAKHLAAERYSDARVDFQEALKLCPAEEHQEAAAIRQAMDQACDKLGELNLQEGEHALRAGEAQKAHDHFCLAADLAADPGIKSRARAEAAKLEQPEAQAEAKPAAPAGAGNYKPHGGGSCTTCKGHGDHHHEEPAPMGMSLSEEDQFFLMVQPLPGDLPGRYADLGPKFAKAYLMIHEGNDREAFTILQEMLLSGENDIVLYEVALIMFRAGQIHESEALLNRALALNPQNATVYLALIHLMAGGGRYPQAIAVAQRMLELNIIPDQAQFMLGELHEATGDTERAMELWTKSLEQPGMAKAAAERLIPILNRQGRTDDVKYLTKKYLKGCC
- the rlmD gene encoding 23S rRNA (uracil(1939)-C(5))-methyltransferase RlmD; translated protein: MADRIIAIESLCYGGAGFGRVEGKACFVPFTAPGDHARIRVVREKRSFLEGELVELVEPSALRIAPVCPVFGECGGCDWQFLPYSEQVKQKGGIFADTLSRIGKVERESVLPVAASPDSYGYRSRVQVKVTVAAGALRLGFFRTGSHDVVDFGTGCPLAQPLLNRMAAEFRVLLPGLPQCESVHQIDLSTGDDGDGIAIVHSRGGGAPLLESLTRDRSRLPSVAGVFVRSGRKGELEKAFGIDSLSYRVPASLTPGSRELKLRFGRGGFSQVNYRQNLELIRTACEWAGLTGKERVLDLYCGNGNLSLPLAHNAAHVMGVEGYAPSIADAVANAEANGIQNAEFLVSDVAQAVRRLVKRKDSFDLVVLDPPRGGAEAAAELAGLAPRKIIYVSCDPATLARDLASLCGNGYRVTRSKPVDMFPQTYHLESVTELVRA
- the infA gene encoding translation initiation factor IF-1, which translates into the protein MSKEEAIEVEGTVIEPLPNAMFKVKLENDHMVLAHISGKMRKFFIKILPGDKVTVELSPYDLSRGRITYRAK
- the efp gene encoding elongation factor P — encoded protein: MYTAADLRKGLKITIDNEPYIITHFDFAKPGKGQALYRTKMKNMITGSTLDRTYRSGETFEPASLEDRVMQYLYKEDDHYCFMDNSTFEQIHISEDAMGDAKNYLIDNLQVDVLLFREKAIGVDVPNFVNLRVVQTDPWVKGDTSGSDSKPATVETGYVLRVPPFIEEGELITIDTRTGEYSTRVKG
- a CDS encoding EF-P lysine aminoacylase GenX → MSGSWPLARRSQALAQRGAIFTRIRMFFQEKGYLEVETPFRIPAPAPETQIDAIPSDGWFMQTSPELCMKRLLAAGYPRIFQICRCWRDGERGSRHLSEFTMLEWYRAQADYRVLMDETEELVRAAAGGSGITYRGVQIDLSPPWERITVRDAFLRYAGTIAESALSGGTFDELMVEKVEPMLGMGRPTFIYDYPASCSALARLKSEDPSVAERFELYMGGLEIANAFSELIDPVEQRARFEAEAAERLRQGKPAYPMPEKFLDALSGMPEAAGIALGLDRLVMVLLDAESIDDVVAFTTEEL